In Apium graveolens cultivar Ventura chromosome 10, ASM990537v1, whole genome shotgun sequence, the following are encoded in one genomic region:
- the LOC141691175 gene encoding uncharacterized protein LOC141691175: MNVSDRHWSRPDKGYVKVNVDAAMFKDLRCVGIVAVIRDGQGRFLRARSRKVGVHMRPREAKTLSLKEALSWVKGLGYQRCVFEIAAKQVGDACKGPLGKSYFYIIVLDYVELCKHIENVLVIFIHRSTNGVAHMLAQTTHSMSGWNEWVDYPPEYVSEALLYDFI; encoded by the coding sequence ATGAATGTGTCTGATAGGCATTGGAGTAGACCAGATAAGGGGTATGTTAAGGTAAATGTTGATGCGGCAATGTTCAAGGACTTGAGATGTGTTGGTATTGTAGCAGTAATTAGAGACGGTCAGGGTCGTTTCTTACGAGCTAGAAGCAGGAAGGTTGGAGTTCACATGCGACCAAGGGAAGCGAAGACGCTAAGTCTTAAGGAGGCATTATCATGGGTGAAAGGCCTTGGCTACCAGAGGTGTGTATTTGAAATAGCTGCGAAGCAAGTGGGGGATGCTTGTAAAGGACCTCTAGGAAAATCTTATTTTTATATTATTGTTCTTGATTACGTTGAATTATGTAAGCACATAGAAAACGTGCTAGTTATTTTTATCCATAGATCTACGAATGGAGTGGCCCATATGTTAGCTCAGACAACACATTCTATGTCAGGTTGGAATGAGTGGGTTGATTATCCTCCAGAGTATGTTTCGGAGGCGCTTCTTTATGACTTTATCTAA